DNA sequence from the Salvelinus fontinalis isolate EN_2023a chromosome 33, ASM2944872v1, whole genome shotgun sequence genome:
CCACTCAGCTGAGTCCCTGGAGCTCTACCACTCAGCTGAAGTCCTGGAGCTCTACCACTCAGCTGAAGTCATGGAGCTCTACCACTCAGCTGAAGTCCTGGAGCTCTAACACTCAGCTGAAGTCCTGGAGCTCTACCACTCAGCTGAGTCCCTGGAGCTCTACCACTCAGCTGAACTCAGTGAAATGTCATCCTGCCACCCTGTCTTTATAGCAGCACAGTGAAATGTCATCCTGCTAACCTGTCTTTAAAGCAGGCCGGTGAAATGTCATCCTGCCACCCTGTCTTTATAGCAGCACAGTGAAATGTCATCCTGCTAACCTGTCTTTAAAGCAGCACAGTGAAATGTCATCCTGCTATCATGTGTTTAAAGCAGCACAGTGAAATGTCATCCTGCTAACTTGTCTTTAAAGCAGCGCAGTGAAATATCATCCTGCTGTCATGTGTTTAAAGCAGCACAGTGATGATACCTTATTACAATAGAGGCAATAATATCCACAGTGGCCCGTAGAGACCGTCCCattacacctgtctctgattggatAACTCTAGTCCACCATGCCCTGCAGCTGTCTTTGTGAGTATAAAACTCAGTGTAGGTGTCTGCTCAGGTCTCAGGTCAGGGAGTGAAACCCCTTCAGAGTGTGTGTGATAGAGTGTGATGCAGCTGCTgtgggtggtagtggtggggttgttaggagtctTTGGGGCAGAGGGAACGGAGGCTGTCTGTCGGATGCTGGGGagcccagagttccctctgctgtcCAAGGAAGGAGACGTGACTATAGGAGGAGCCTTTTCCATCCACAGCAAAACCACACAGCCCCCACTCTCCTTCACAGAAACACCACCCCCTCTCACCTGCTCCAGGTAAGCTCCTTCACAGACACCACCTCTCAAATTCTCCAAGCTCCTCCTTGGTTACAGTTTATTGAATATTTGGCTATTTTAATATTGTAAGTTTTTAAAAAATTATCAAATTAAACACAACTTTTGTGGTTGTATGCTCATGATTGGTAAAACTTCAACTGATCTCTTTCTTGACCTTTCCTCTAGTGTAAACCTCAGAGAGTTCCGGTTTGCTCAGACCATGATCTTCGCCATCGAGGAGATCAACAGCAGTGACACTCTGCTTCCGAATGTCTCTATTGGATATCGTATTTATGACAACTGCGGCTCGACTCTGTACTCTATACGTGCGGCCATGGCCCTGATGAACGGTCAGGAGAGGACGGTGGGAAAGACCTGCTTCGGCCAAACAGCAGTTCACGCCATCATCGGAGAGTCAGAGTCCTCCTCCACTATAGTGATGTCACGCACCACCGGTCCATTCCAAATACCTGTGGTAGGTGGCCCTATAGGACAAGCAATTATACGAGAATTTAAATCTATCTTGTATTAGTGTATTCAGttccgtctctttctctctccctctgtctctccctttctctttctttcccaatccctgtctctctccctttctctctctctctccatgtctctctcgtcctctctctcttctgtagaTCAGCCACTCTGCCACATGTGAGTGCCTTAGCAGCAGGAAGGAGTACCCTTCTTTCTTCCGAACCATCGCCAGTGACTTCTATCAGAGCAGAGCCCTGGCCCAGCTGGTCAAGTACTTCGGCTGGAGCTGGGTGGGAGCGGTCAACAGTGATAGTGACTATGGCAACAGCGGCATGGCTATCTTCCTGGCTTCAGCCCAGGAGGAGGGTGTCTGTGTGGAATACTCAGAGAAGTTCAGCCGGACGGAGCCAGAGAAGCTGTTAAAGGTGGTTAATGTGATCCGAGGTGGGAAGGCCAAGGTGATCGTAGGCTTTCTGGCCCACGTGGAGATGAACAACCTGCTGGAGGAGCTCAGTCTGCAGAACATCACTGGCCTACAGTTTATTGGTGTGGAGGCCTGGATCACTGCAGACAGCCTGGTCACCCCTACTAGCTACAGTGTGCTGGGGGGTTCACTGGGGTTCGCTGTCCAGAAGGCCAACATCAGCGGCTTCTCTGACTTTGTGATAAAGCAGTTCTGGGACACGGCCTTTCAATGCACAGAGACAAGCCACCAGGAGAATGCAACAGTGAGTAGTCCTTGTAGTGAGAATCAGGATCTGATAGAGCTGAGAGATTATAATGCAGACGTGGAAGAGCTCAGATACTCTAGTAATATCTATAAAGCCATATATGCAGTGGCCCACTCCATGCACAGCTTGCTGAAGTGCAAAGAGGGACTCGGATGTGATCAAAATGTGAGAACTGAACCTTGGCAGGTAACAGCAACTAAAAACATCCATTCTCTATTCCTCACTGCCAGTATATGTCAAAATAAAAAAGCTCATACTTGTTCCTTTTTTCCCCAGGTAGTGGAGTCTCTGAAGCAGGTGAATTTCACCATAAAGACAGGGGACCAGGTGTGGTTTGACAGTACAGGTGCTGCAGCAGCCAAGTATGAGGTGGTGAACTGGCAGCGTGGGCCAGACGGAGGGGTCCAGTTTAAACCAGTGGGCTACTATGATGCCTCCCTACCCCCTGGACAACAGTTTGTCCTCAGGACAGAGGACATAATTTGGCCTGGGGGGCtccaacaggtacagtaaatAGGTGCCAACAGAGTAAAACGAACTAATTTACAAACACAACGTTTCTGAATAACAGAAgcttagcggttagagcgttgggccagtaactgaaaagttgctggTTCAGAAATCCAAGCGTACAAGGTTAAATATCTGTCGATGTGCCCATGAGCAAGGCATTTCACCCTAATTAGCTCCAGGGGCTcggtactactatgactgaccctgtaaaacaacacatttcactccaCCTATCTGGTGAACGTGAATATAAAACATCCTTTCCTTCCTTATTGCGTGGCTCATTATTACAATTGAAAACATTTACGTAACAaaccctgctggagtgaaacatgtAACATTTACAGTAAACCGTGTATGCTCTCTGTACCCCTAAAGATGCCCTTGTCAGTGTGTAGTGAGAGCTGTCCCCCAGGCACTCGTAAGGCTGTACAGAAAGGAAAGCCTGTATGCTGTTATGACTGTGTCCCATGTTCAGAGGGAGAGATCAGCAACGCTACAGGTACCACAAGCCCAACATTCATTCTACACAGAACTTACACAAATTGCGCGATGTGTGTCCTAATCCAGTTTTTCAGAGTTCAGTCCTTGGTCAATGTAATGTCTAGATTATGACATCATGTGTTCTACTTTACTACTCATCATACTAATCATGATTTCCTTTCAGATTCTAATGGCTGCATACACTGCCCTGATGTGTACTGGTCCAATCTTGGCAGAGACAAATGTATATTTAAAGCTATTGAGTTCCTGACCTTTACTGAGGTCATGGGGATTGTACTTATGTTTTTCTCCTTGTTTGGAGTGTTTCTAACTGTGCTTGTGGCTATTCTCTACTTGATAAAGAAAGACACTCCCATCGTCAGGGCCAACAACTCTGAGCTGAGCTTCCTGCTTCTCTTCTCCTTGACTCTGTGTTTTCTGTGCTCTCTTACTTTCATTGGCCGGCCCTCTGAGTGGTCCTGTATGCTGCGCCACACAGCGTTTGGGATCACCTTCGTCCTCTGCATCTCTTGTGTTCTGGGGAAAACAATAGTGGTGTTGATGGCCTTCAGGGCTACACTTCCAGCCAGTAATGTCATGAAATGGTTTGGTCCTCCACAGCAGAGACTCAGTGTTCTGGCTTTCACTCTCATACAGGTCCTGATCTGTGCTCTTTGGTTAACAgtctcccctcctttcccctaCAATAATATGAAAACCTACAAGGAAAAGATCATTCTAGAGTGTGATGTGGGTTCAGCTATTGGTTTCTGGGCTGTGTTGGGCTATATAGGACTCCTGTCTCTCTTGTGCTTTGTGCTGGCTTTTCTGGCTCGGAAGCTGCCTGATAACTTCAATGAGGCCAAATTCATCACCTTCAGCATGCTCATATTCTGTGCAGTCTGGATCACCTTTATCCCAGCTTATGTCAGCTCTCCTGGGAAGTTCACTGTAGCTGTGGAGATCTTTGCTATTCTGGCCTCTAGTTATGGAATGCTCTTCTGTATATTTGCACCTAAATGTTATATAATCCTGTTTAAACCTGAGCTAAATACCAAGAAACACATGATGGGGaatatgaaatgaaatgaaaactTACAATAAAAACATGCAATGATGCTTTTCCTAAAATCTTTCCATGTGCTGCTCTGCTGGAACACGTAAAACTTGTCATTGGCAATGTGTTAAGCTTCAATGCTATTCTgtcaacatacagtacatgcaccCCACTGTTAGTGAAAGACACACAAGCAAATGGCATGTCCTTATTTTGGCAAATAAGCCACTGGGTCTTTCCACGAAATGAGTACCTTCCGGCTACTGTAACTTGGTGGGAAAAAAAAATGTTGATTTCACCTGATTTTAATATTCTGTCATGAAGAGAACATTTTCAACtgaataaaaaacatgttttcccatctcaagaggttaaaatTTACagtccttaattgaaacaatactAAAGCCAACACCCTGCCTCAGTTTTGGTAAA
Encoded proteins:
- the LOC129831669 gene encoding extracellular calcium-sensing receptor-like, with amino-acid sequence MQLLWVVVVGLLGVFGAEGTEAVCRMLGSPEFPLLSKEGDVTIGGAFSIHSKTTQPPLSFTETPPPLTCSSVNLREFRFAQTMIFAIEEINSSDTLLPNVSIGYRIYDNCGSTLYSIRAAMALMNGQERTVGKTCFGQTAVHAIIGESESSSTIVMSRTTGPFQIPVISHSATCECLSSRKEYPSFFRTIASDFYQSRALAQLVKYFGWSWVGAVNSDSDYGNSGMAIFLASAQEEGVCVEYSEKFSRTEPEKLLKVVNVIRGGKAKVIVGFLAHVEMNNLLEELSLQNITGLQFIGVEAWITADSLVTPTSYSVLGGSLGFAVQKANISGFSDFVIKQFWDTAFQCTETSHQENATVSSPCSENQDLIELRDYNADVEELRYSSNIYKAIYAVAHSMHSLLKCKEGLGCDQNVRTEPWQVVESLKQVNFTIKTGDQVWFDSTGAAAAKYEVVNWQRGPDGGVQFKPVGYYDASLPPGQQFVLRTEDIIWPGGLQQMPLSVCSESCPPGTRKAVQKGKPVCCYDCVPCSEGEISNATDSNGCIHCPDVYWSNLGRDKCIFKAIEFLTFTEVMGIVLMFFSLFGVFLTVLVAILYLIKKDTPIVRANNSELSFLLLFSLTLCFLCSLTFIGRPSEWSCMLRHTAFGITFVLCISCVLGKTIVVLMAFRATLPASNVMKWFGPPQQRLSVLAFTLIQVLICALWLTVSPPFPYNNMKTYKEKIILECDVGSAIGFWAVLGYIGLLSLLCFVLAFLARKLPDNFNEAKFITFSMLIFCAVWITFIPAYVSSPGKFTVAVEIFAILASSYGMLFCIFAPKCYIILFKPELNTKKHMMGNMK